The Virgibacillus dokdonensis genome includes a window with the following:
- the pdxK gene encoding pyridoxine/pyridoxal/pyridoxamine kinase, with the protein MTMKKTLTLAGSDSSGGAGIQADLKTFQEHDVYGMTALTSIVTMDPNGWSHNVSPIDVSIVEKQLDTILSVGVDAMKTGMLGSVDIIELGAKKIADYDIPNYVLDPVMVCKGDDEVLQPENTDAMRECLLPHAIITTPNLFEAGQLAQTGTITTLNDMKEAAVKIHELGAKNVVIKGGKAFYHEKAIDLFYDGHEFTVLEEDKINTSYNHGAGCTFAAAITANLAHGRTVKDAVKGAKDFVTAAIKHGWKLNEYVGPVRHGAYNKFTR; encoded by the coding sequence ATGACGATGAAAAAAACTTTAACACTTGCAGGTTCTGATTCCAGCGGCGGGGCTGGCATTCAAGCTGATTTAAAAACATTCCAAGAACATGATGTGTATGGCATGACAGCCCTTACTTCCATCGTAACAATGGACCCAAACGGATGGAGCCATAACGTGTCCCCCATTGATGTATCCATTGTGGAGAAACAATTAGATACCATTCTATCCGTTGGTGTCGATGCAATGAAAACCGGAATGTTAGGCTCCGTTGATATTATAGAATTAGGTGCGAAAAAAATTGCCGACTACGACATACCAAACTACGTCCTTGACCCTGTTATGGTTTGTAAAGGAGACGACGAAGTTTTGCAACCAGAAAACACGGATGCGATGCGTGAATGCTTACTTCCTCATGCTATCATAACAACACCTAACCTATTTGAAGCTGGTCAACTTGCTCAAACAGGTACTATTACAACGCTAAATGATATGAAAGAAGCGGCTGTAAAAATTCATGAATTAGGTGCAAAAAATGTCGTTATTAAAGGTGGCAAAGCTTTTTATCACGAGAAGGCAATTGACCTTTTCTATGATGGGCATGAATTTACGGTATTAGAAGAAGATAAAATCAACACAAGCTACAACCACGGTGCTGGATGTACGTTTGCTGCTGCTATTACCGCTAACCTAGCACATGGACGTACTGTAAAAGATGCTGTAAAGGGAGCAAAAGATTTTGTAACAGCGGCGATTAAGCATGGCTGGAAACTCAATGAATATGTCGGTCCCGTAAGACATGGTGCTTATAATAAGTTTACGAGATAG